The Pelobates fuscus isolate aPelFus1 chromosome 2, aPelFus1.pri, whole genome shotgun sequence genome has a segment encoding these proteins:
- the LOC134586162 gene encoding transmembrane 4 L6 family member 5-like — MCVGKCSRCVGLSLFVLSVLSLLLNLSLLFPNCDGSYLQKGLIGTYVMDSFHVGFWLGGVLVLLTGIQTLLSGYKMLFSLVLCTLATIGALTSLLYVITALNNGPYCLYRPSEEAEEEWGYPLANKTIPCSAALPTNTSYADLYIFGIPFVHPVCIEPPNIVPWTASFLTCLFFINFMETVLCTSQLINAGFGICCGLCDPKKLSSSRMSVSTPSVYQSYLP, encoded by the exons ATGTGTGTGGGAAAATGTTCCCGGTGTGTCGGCCTCAGCCTTTTTGTTCTATCTGTACTGTCTCTTCTCCTGAACCTGTCCCTGCTCTTCCCAAACTGCGATGGGTCCTACCTGCAGAAGGGGCTTATCGGTACATACGTTATGGACAGTTTTCATGTTGGATTTTGGTTAGGGGGTGTTTTG gTTCTCCTGACTGGAATACAAACTTTGCTATCTGGTTATAAA ATGCTGTTTTCCCTTGTTCTTTGTACCTTGGCCACCATTGGAGCTCTTACTAGTCTGCTGTATGTTATAACTGCATTGAATAATGGTCCGTATTGCTTGTACAGACCGAGCGAGGAAGCTGAAGAAGAGTGGGGATATCCTTTGGCAAATAAAACCATACCGTGTTCTGCTGCTCTACCAACAAACACTTCCTA TGCTGATTTGTATATCTTTGGCATTCCGTTTGTGCACCCTGTTTGCATCGAACCACCAAATATCGTACCCTGGACTGCCAGCTTTTTAACATGCTTATTTTTCATAAACTTTATGGAGACTGTTCTTTGCACCTCTCAGTTGATAAATGCAGGTTTTGGAATATGCTGTGGACTTTGTGACCCCAAAAAG TTATCTTCCTCCAGAATGTCAGTTTCCACACCATCAGTGTACCAATCATACCTTCCATAA